In the Pristis pectinata isolate sPriPec2 chromosome 35, sPriPec2.1.pri, whole genome shotgun sequence genome, one interval contains:
- the dmac2 gene encoding distal membrane-arm assembly complex protein 2, protein MAAVLSHWLELSSRRTMRGYQVLVPRRCQAHSNPSKPKQVHWMQRGLLKLYERFYDVENLFNWSMALRNWNLRRKNAYYGYTQKTYGIYIAAAYYILSQRGAVRFAGKEEWIRPNKRGKFSWDFLNFREVPLEAVDASGSSITYDGLENLVCLKELKYLSLNNCPYIDDWCLSRLHVFGDSLEELGLAGCPRVTERGLASLHHLKNLKRLDLSDLPSVDNRGLVRILLEESLPQCMVVGIEYEDGLLQQPLPGQNASTPHLNKGSGWTELS, encoded by the exons ATGGCGGCGGTGCTGAGCCACTGGCTGGAGCTCTCCTCCAGACGGACG ATGAGAGGCTACCAGGTCCTAGTGCCACGCCGCTGCCAGGCACACTCCAACCCTTCGAAACCAAAACAGGTTCATTGGATGCAACGTGGGTTGCTGAAACTTTACGAACGTTTTTATGACGTTGAAAACCTTTTCAATTGGAGTATGGCCTTGAGAAACTGGAACCTGAGGAGGAAGAATGC GTACTACGGGTACACCCAGAAAACATACGGCATTTATATTGCAGCAGCGTACTACATCTTGAGCCAGAGAGGAGCTGTACG CTTTGCAGGGAAGGAGGAATGGATAAGGCCAAACAAAAGGGGCAAGTTCAGCTGGGATTTCCTCAACTTCAGAGAGGTCCCACTAGAAGCGGTCGATGCCAGCGGCTCCTCAATAACATATGATGGATTGGAGAACTTGG TGTGTTTGAAGGAGCTGAAGTACTTGAGCCTGAACAACTGCCCCTACATTGACGACTGGTGTCTGAGCCGCCTGCATGTGTTTGGAGACTCACTTGAAGAGTTGGGGCTGGCGGGCTGTCCCAGGGTCACTGAGCGAGGTCTGGCCTCACTGCATCATTTGAA GAACCTCAAGCGCCTGGACCTGTCAGACCTTCCCTCAGTAGACAACCGAGGACTGGTGAGGATTCTGCTGGAGGAGAGCCTTCCACAGTGTATGGTTGTCGGAATCGAGTACGAAGATGGATTGTTACAGCAGCCCCTTCCTGGACAGAATGCTTCCACTCCACATCTGAACAAAGGATCGGGCTGGACCGAGCTTTCCTGA